The Mercenaria mercenaria strain notata chromosome 10, MADL_Memer_1, whole genome shotgun sequence genome contains a region encoding:
- the LOC128559801 gene encoding uncharacterized protein DDB_G0274171-like, giving the protein MVSGCTKRGCRKCDGIECPQLRRANQYTPPGQCCPVCRPIGKPDCSRVHCLHRYCVGQYTPPGECCPVCPRNTY; this is encoded by the exons aTGGTAAGTGGCTGCACAAAAAGAGGTTGTC GCAAATGTGATGGTATAGAGTGTCCTCAGCTAAGACGTGCCAATCAGTATACACCCCCTGGTCAATGTTGCCCAGTATGCAGACCAATAG GGAAGCCAGACTGCAGTAGAGTACATTGTCTACATCGGTACTGTGTTGGCCAGTATACTCCACCTGGAGAGTGTTGTCCAGTATGTCCACGTAACACATACTGA